From Coffea arabica cultivar ET-39 chromosome 10e, Coffea Arabica ET-39 HiFi, whole genome shotgun sequence, one genomic window encodes:
- the LOC113711445 gene encoding protein SRC2-like, with amino-acid sequence MDCRKFEITLLSANDLEDVRKFFKMKVYLRVSIGSSSEEAERRTPADKHGEVNPAWNFTLKYTINESMVQHFNTMLVIKLYCKRKLGDRYIGEVHTSMKDLFDYAYPLGGSAVVSYPVQKGSVNSQGVLRFSYRFGEKVFIDKPLIAESLADWSSCKQ; translated from the coding sequence ATGGACTGCAGAAAATTTGAGATAACCCTTTTGTCAGCAAATGACTTAGAAGATGTTCGAAAATTTTTCAAGATGAAAGTTTACTTGAGGGTTTCAATAGGGAGCAGCAGCGAAGAAGCAGAGAGGAGAACTCCAGCAGACAAGCATGGTGAGGTCAACCCTGCATGGAATTTCACTTTGAAGTACACCATAAATGAGTCCATGGTACAACATTTCAACACTATGCTCGTCATTAAACTGTACTGTAAACGTAAACTAGGGGATAGGTACATAGGAGAAGTTCATACATCCATGAAAGATTTGTTTGATTATGCATATCCTCTTGGGGGCAGTGCTGTTGTGAGTTATCCTGTGCAAAAGGGTTCTGTGAATTCACAAGGAGTTTTGAGGTTTTCTTATAGATTTGGGGAAAAAGTTTTCATAGATAAGCCCCTAATAGCTGAAAGTCTTGCTGATTGGAGTTCATGTAAACAATAA